In Salvelinus fontinalis isolate EN_2023a chromosome 25, ASM2944872v1, whole genome shotgun sequence, one genomic interval encodes:
- the LOC129822777 gene encoding ubiquitin-like modifier-activating enzyme 5 isoform X1: protein MTSIEELKLRVRELENELIKCKQKRCTAMCAEEPADNNQPHHRPRIDKMSAEVVDSNPYSRLMALKRMGIVEDYEKIRTFTVAVVGVGGVGSVTAEMLTRCGIGKLILFDYDKVELANMNRLFFQPHQAGLSKVEAAEHTLRNINPDVQFETHNYNITTMDHFSHFMDRISYGALQEGKAVDLILSCVDNFEARMAINAACNELGQIWMESGVSENAVSGHIQLIIPGETACFACAPPLVVAANIDEKTLKREGVCAASLPTTMGVVAGILVQNVLKYLLKFGTVSHYLGYNAMQDFFPTMAMKANPTCDDRYCRKQQDDYKKKEAERPKKVVEEVVEEEVVHEENDWGIELVSEQTEEELHAASGPTPDLPEGITVAYTIPEKETGASGGETVEETEQSLEELMAKMRTM from the exons ATGACCTCGATCGAAGAACTGAAGCTGCGAGTGAGGGAGCTTGAGAACGAGTTGATCAAGTGTAAGCAAAAGCGATGTACGGCGATGTGTGCCGAGGAACCTGCCGACAACaaccagcctcatcacagaccaAGGATCGACAAAATGAGTGCAGAAGTAGTGGACTCAAACCCTTACAG TCGTCTGATGGCTTTGAAGCGAATGGGCATTGTTGAAGATTACGAG AAAATCCGGACGTTCACTGTAGCCGTGGTGGGTGTTGGAGGAGTTGGAAGTGTGACTGCAGAAATGCTCACAAGATGTGGCATTGGTAAG CTCATTCTGTTTGACTACGACAAAGTGGAGCTGGCCAATATGAACAGGCTGTTCTTCCAGCCTCACCAGGCTGGCCTCAGCAAAGTAGAGGCAGCTGAACACACACTCAG GAATATCAACCCAGACGTGCAGTTTGAGACCCACAACTACAACATCACCACCATGGACCATTTTTCACATTTCATGGATCGCATAAG TTATGGGGCGCTTCAGGAAGGAAAGGCCGTAGACCTGATTCTGAGTTGTGTGGACAACTTTGAGGCCCGGATGGCGATCAACGCA GCGTGTAACGAGCTGGGTCAGATCTGGATGGAGTCAGGTGTGAGTGAGAACGCCGTGTCCGGACACATCCAGCTCATCATCCCGGGGGAGACGGCCTGCTTCGCA TGTGCTCCTCCTCTGGTGGTGGCGGCCAACATTGATGAGAAGACCCTGAAGAGGGAGGGGGTGTGTGCTGCCAGCCTACCCACCACCATGGGTGTGGTGGCAGGGATCCTGGTCCAAAACGTCCTCAA GTACCTGTTGAAGTTTGGCACAGTCAGCCATTACCTGGGCTACAACGCCATGCAGGACTTCTTCCCCACTATGGCCATGAAGGCCAACCCCACGTGCGATGACCGCTACTGCAGGAAACAGCAGGACGACTACAAG AAGAAAGAGGCCGAGCGACCCAAAAAGgttgtggaggaggtggtggaggaggaagtGGTTCACGAGGAGAACGACTGGG GTATTGAGCTGGTGTCGGAGCAGACCGAAGAGGAACTCCATGCGGCTTCAGGCCCCACCCCCGACCTCCCAGAAGGCATCACTGTGGCCTACACCATCCCTGAGAAG GAGACCGGGGCGTCAGGAGGGGAGACGGTGGAGGAAACGGAACAGAGTCTAGAAGAGCTGATGGCCAAGATGAGAACGATGTAA
- the LOC129822777 gene encoding ubiquitin-like modifier-activating enzyme 5 isoform X2, with translation MNRLFFQPHQAGLSKVEAAEHTLRNINPDVQFETHNYNITTMDHFSHFMDRISYGALQEGKAVDLILSCVDNFEARMAINAACNELGQIWMESGVSENAVSGHIQLIIPGETACFACAPPLVVAANIDEKTLKREGVCAASLPTTMGVVAGILVQNVLKYLLKFGTVSHYLGYNAMQDFFPTMAMKANPTCDDRYCRKQQDDYKKKEAERPKKVVEEVVEEEVVHEENDWGIELVSEQTEEELHAASGPTPDLPEGITVAYTIPEKETGASGGETVEETEQSLEELMAKMRTM, from the exons ATGAACAGGCTGTTCTTCCAGCCTCACCAGGCTGGCCTCAGCAAAGTAGAGGCAGCTGAACACACACTCAG GAATATCAACCCAGACGTGCAGTTTGAGACCCACAACTACAACATCACCACCATGGACCATTTTTCACATTTCATGGATCGCATAAG TTATGGGGCGCTTCAGGAAGGAAAGGCCGTAGACCTGATTCTGAGTTGTGTGGACAACTTTGAGGCCCGGATGGCGATCAACGCA GCGTGTAACGAGCTGGGTCAGATCTGGATGGAGTCAGGTGTGAGTGAGAACGCCGTGTCCGGACACATCCAGCTCATCATCCCGGGGGAGACGGCCTGCTTCGCA TGTGCTCCTCCTCTGGTGGTGGCGGCCAACATTGATGAGAAGACCCTGAAGAGGGAGGGGGTGTGTGCTGCCAGCCTACCCACCACCATGGGTGTGGTGGCAGGGATCCTGGTCCAAAACGTCCTCAA GTACCTGTTGAAGTTTGGCACAGTCAGCCATTACCTGGGCTACAACGCCATGCAGGACTTCTTCCCCACTATGGCCATGAAGGCCAACCCCACGTGCGATGACCGCTACTGCAGGAAACAGCAGGACGACTACAAG AAGAAAGAGGCCGAGCGACCCAAAAAGgttgtggaggaggtggtggaggaggaagtGGTTCACGAGGAGAACGACTGGG GTATTGAGCTGGTGTCGGAGCAGACCGAAGAGGAACTCCATGCGGCTTCAGGCCCCACCCCCGACCTCCCAGAAGGCATCACTGTGGCCTACACCATCCCTGAGAAG GAGACCGGGGCGTCAGGAGGGGAGACGGTGGAGGAAACGGAACAGAGTCTAGAAGAGCTGATGGCCAAGATGAGAACGATGTAA